One genomic region from Psychrilyobacter piezotolerans encodes:
- a CDS encoding Crp/Fnr family transcriptional regulator, translated as MDIFEKLKNVEIFKGIDDENLKTLLIELKYKVKKFDKNEVVAFRGDEIKDLIIVTEGEVYTEMQKLNGDSIVVDRLPEGSVLAGAFIFGKDNRFPVDVVTASDSELIYISKDEVIRMFQLNERLLQNYLGVISNKTQFLSKKIWFSFTNKSINNKLIAYLLNNMNRNNYVLLQNSMKEIAQMFGVARPSLSRVLKEFIDEGVIIRKEKNLLEIPSKDVLLEKVD; from the coding sequence ATGGATATATTTGAAAAGTTAAAAAATGTAGAGATATTTAAGGGTATAGATGATGAAAATTTAAAAACTTTGTTGATTGAATTAAAGTATAAAGTTAAAAAATTTGATAAAAATGAAGTTGTAGCTTTTAGGGGAGATGAGATAAAGGATCTGATAATAGTCACTGAGGGAGAGGTCTATACCGAGATGCAAAAATTAAATGGCGATTCCATAGTGGTGGACAGATTGCCAGAGGGAAGTGTTTTAGCGGGGGCATTTATATTTGGAAAGGACAACAGATTTCCGGTAGACGTGGTGACTGCTTCAGATTCGGAATTAATCTATATATCTAAAGATGAGGTTATAAGAATGTTTCAGCTGAATGAAAGGCTGCTACAGAATTATTTAGGAGTAATAAGTAACAAAACTCAATTTTTATCCAAGAAAATTTGGTTTTCATTTACCAATAAAAGTATAAACAATAAGTTGATAGCTTACCTTCTCAACAATATGAATAGAAATAATTATGTGCTGCTGCAAAACTCTATGAAAGAGATTGCCCAGATGTTTGGTGTTGCCAGGCCGTCCTTATCTCGTGTGCTGAAAGAATTTATAGATGAAGGAGTAAT